In Pantoea cypripedii, the following proteins share a genomic window:
- a CDS encoding YnhF family membrane protein, with the protein MSTDLKLALGTTVGALLMIIVFSFTAILH; encoded by the coding sequence ATGAGTACAGACCTGAAACTGGCGCTGGGTACTACCGTTGGCGCGTTGTTAATGATCATCGTGTTCAGCTTCACCGCGATCCTTCATTAA